A portion of the Marinobacter alexandrii genome contains these proteins:
- a CDS encoding M20/M25/M40 family metallo-hydrolase — protein MRIIPLLITLLSFSLFSQDINKLSNKYIEENGVQIINDFKTLLSIPNVAFDLPNVNKNANHIKSELEKRGVESKLLRMVGTPPIVYGYLPVKGAKRTIAFYVHYDGQPVDKTNWTNDPWKPAYYSKALSDGGTPMDFPKTYQDINPEHRIYARSAGDDKAPIITILTALDMIQSNKLKVTSNLVFFFEGQEEAGSRQLQQYLNDNRALVDEIDLWLFCDGPVHQSRRPQLVFGVRGVTGMEITTYGPNRPLHSGHYGNWAPVPGQFLSKLIASMKDDSGDIIIDGYYDDIEPLSELEKKALADIPLIDEELKKELGINDPEGVESYNERLLRPSLTIRGLSSGNTGKLARNVVPATATASIGIRLVKGCDPEKQKDLVEAHIQKQGFYIVREDPDQETRMKYPKIAKVTRSSGYPAARTSMDLPIIRDVIKRSKEVAGEDLILLPTLGGSLPLYLFTDELKKPAIIVPIANHDNNQHAADENLRIENLWYGIQLMSGLMTMDK, from the coding sequence ATGCGAATTATTCCTCTGCTGATTACTCTCTTATCTTTTTCGCTCTTTTCTCAAGACATCAACAAACTTTCTAACAAGTACATTGAGGAAAATGGCGTACAGATTATCAATGATTTCAAAACTCTCTTATCCATTCCGAATGTGGCATTCGATCTTCCAAACGTCAACAAGAATGCTAATCACATTAAATCTGAATTAGAAAAACGAGGAGTTGAATCCAAACTCCTGAGAATGGTCGGTACACCGCCGATTGTCTATGGATACCTCCCTGTAAAAGGTGCGAAGCGAACCATTGCATTTTATGTGCACTATGATGGTCAGCCTGTCGATAAAACCAACTGGACCAATGATCCCTGGAAGCCTGCCTATTATTCAAAAGCACTTAGCGATGGGGGTACTCCAATGGATTTTCCCAAAACCTATCAGGACATCAATCCGGAACACCGCATCTATGCTCGATCAGCAGGTGATGATAAAGCTCCAATCATCACCATATTAACAGCTTTGGATATGATCCAATCAAACAAATTAAAGGTGACCTCCAATCTGGTATTCTTCTTTGAAGGACAAGAAGAGGCCGGATCTAGGCAGTTGCAACAATACCTAAATGACAACCGAGCGCTCGTAGATGAGATAGACTTATGGCTCTTTTGCGATGGGCCGGTTCATCAGTCCAGAAGACCACAGCTCGTTTTTGGGGTACGAGGAGTTACTGGCATGGAAATCACCACGTACGGGCCAAATCGTCCATTGCATAGTGGTCATTACGGGAATTGGGCTCCCGTTCCCGGTCAGTTTCTCTCTAAACTCATTGCTAGTATGAAAGATGATAGCGGAGATATTATCATTGATGGCTATTATGATGATATAGAGCCTTTAAGTGAGCTCGAGAAAAAAGCGCTGGCTGATATCCCTCTGATAGATGAAGAACTCAAAAAAGAACTGGGGATCAATGACCCAGAAGGGGTTGAATCATACAATGAACGATTGCTGCGACCATCGCTTACCATTAGAGGACTGAGTAGCGGAAATACAGGCAAACTAGCTAGAAATGTAGTTCCTGCAACAGCTACTGCATCTATCGGAATAAGACTAGTCAAAGGGTGCGATCCGGAAAAACAAAAAGACCTGGTAGAAGCTCATATTCAGAAACAAGGCTTTTATATCGTAAGGGAAGATCCTGACCAAGAAACTCGAATGAAATATCCTAAGATTGCTAAGGTAACTCGATCGAGCGGCTACCCTGCTGCACGTACCTCCATGGACTTACCAATTATAAGAGACGTGATCAAAAGATCAAAAGAAGTTGCTGGTGAGGATTTGATACTCCTCCCAACTTTAGGTGGCTCCCTTCCGCTCTATTTGTTTACGGATGAACTAAAAAAGCCAGCAATCATTGTTCCTATCGCCAATCATGACAACAATCAGCATGCTGCAGACGAAAATCTTCGAATTGAAAATCTGTGGTATGGTATACAGCTAATGAGCGGGCTCATGACAATGGATAAGTGA
- a CDS encoding penicillin-binding transpeptidase domain-containing protein gives MRITLILLLTSISTSVFGQTSWNQSFEDCGIEGSITIYDYNLHKWTTSDMDDSQVPTLPASTFKIVNTLIALETKVVKDENEIIPWIDNYDTLKYGHRPHIYHSMSMKEAFELSAGWAYVELAKKIGKDRYKNILTQIGYGNVDLSIEDPDFWNFGEFAISPANQINVLVKIYEETLPFSKRSYKTLKAIMVTEVTDDYVIRAKTGWTRANGKDTGWWVGYIEKADNVYFFATRLIKDRNELNSNFGSCRKDITKRIFKELGIL, from the coding sequence ATGCGAATTACATTGATTTTATTGCTAACCTCCATTTCAACATCGGTTTTTGGTCAAACTAGTTGGAATCAGTCCTTTGAGGATTGTGGAATTGAAGGAAGCATTACAATTTATGATTATAACCTTCATAAATGGACGACTAGTGACATGGATGATAGTCAAGTGCCGACTCTTCCTGCTTCAACTTTTAAAATTGTAAATACTCTAATAGCTCTTGAAACAAAAGTCGTCAAAGATGAAAACGAGATTATTCCATGGATTGACAATTATGACACCTTAAAATATGGTCACCGTCCACATATCTATCATAGTATGAGTATGAAAGAGGCTTTTGAATTATCTGCTGGATGGGCGTATGTTGAACTAGCAAAGAAAATCGGAAAAGATAGATATAAGAATATTTTGACTCAAATTGGATATGGAAATGTTGACTTGTCTATAGAGGATCCTGATTTTTGGAATTTTGGTGAATTTGCAATTTCTCCAGCAAACCAAATCAATGTGTTAGTAAAAATCTATGAAGAAACACTGCCTTTTTCGAAGAGATCATATAAAACTCTTAAAGCAATAATGGTAACGGAAGTAACTGATGACTATGTTATTCGAGCTAAGACAGGTTGGACAAGAGCTAATGGAAAAGATACAGGATGGTGGGTTGGATACATTGAAAAAGCTGATAATGTGTACTTTTTCGCAACACGTCTGATCAAAGACCGAAATGAGTTGAACTCGAATTTTGGTAGTTGCCGAAAGGACATAACAAAGAGAATCTTTAAGGAACTTGGAATATTATAA
- a CDS encoding winged helix-turn-helix domain-containing protein, whose amino-acid sequence MISQFIRFFFFISTLLLLVLRIEAQDTFAEKHLEVSLRMIGHKVLLSAGDSTSRVLPIIKNGNQYRIEFESEFGFQPEELVRTIDEIMKQAKTSIRYIVEVESCFSGMVVYSFEINNLDHQDIISCTSRNQVKECYSLLFTILDKPILASKKLLGEAEKSNLNTNLTIPISIGLIALFGVGFVVFRNRKTSKEDGTIRIGKYRFDQRNALLILEEQKIELTGKEADLLQLLLSSVNSAVKREDMLNKVWGDEGNYIGRTLDVFISKLRGKLQADPSIKIMNIRGIGYKLIINE is encoded by the coding sequence ATGATTTCGCAGTTCATTCGATTCTTTTTTTTCATAAGTACTTTGTTGCTCCTTGTGTTAAGGATTGAGGCACAAGACACCTTTGCAGAAAAGCACCTAGAGGTTTCTCTAAGAATGATCGGGCATAAGGTGCTGTTGAGTGCTGGTGATAGCACTTCCAGAGTTTTGCCCATTATCAAAAACGGTAATCAATATAGGATTGAGTTTGAATCTGAGTTTGGGTTTCAGCCAGAAGAACTTGTCCGCACAATTGATGAGATAATGAAGCAGGCAAAAACTTCAATTCGATACATTGTGGAAGTCGAGTCTTGTTTCTCAGGCATGGTGGTTTATAGTTTCGAAATAAATAACCTAGATCATCAAGATATCATTTCGTGTACGTCCAGAAATCAAGTCAAGGAATGTTACAGTTTATTATTTACGATTTTGGATAAGCCCATCCTTGCTTCAAAAAAACTTCTTGGAGAAGCAGAAAAATCAAACCTGAACACGAATCTAACTATTCCGATAAGTATTGGGTTGATCGCTCTCTTTGGAGTAGGGTTTGTTGTCTTTAGAAATAGAAAGACGTCAAAAGAGGATGGAACAATCAGAATAGGAAAGTATCGATTTGATCAGCGAAATGCGTTGCTGATTCTGGAAGAGCAGAAAATAGAGCTAACAGGTAAGGAAGCAGATCTACTTCAGCTACTTCTTTCATCCGTTAATTCAGCTGTAAAACGAGAGGATATGCTCAACAAGGTATGGGGAGATGAAGGAAACTATATCGGTCGTACTTTGGATGTATTCATCTCAAAACTTCGCGGTAAACTTCAAGCTGATCCTTCCATCAAAATCATGAATATCCGTGGGATAGGATATAAACTAATAATCAATGAATGA
- the hisB gene encoding histidinol-phosphatase: MRPILFIDRDGTIIQEADGNIETIEKLDFLPEALYYLKKIKEETNYLFVMVTNQDGLGTEAFPAHEFWPLHNFIIRLLETEGIHFDAVHIDEHFEKDNHPNRKPGTGMLKEYMEGDYDLPNSFVIGDRATDVQLARNLGSKSIYLSSSYSDTETDAELKPKGWKEIYEFLVPSLIVARD, encoded by the coding sequence ATGCGACCCATACTATTTATAGACCGTGACGGCACCATCATTCAAGAAGCTGATGGGAACATTGAGACCATTGAAAAGTTGGATTTTCTTCCTGAGGCATTGTATTACCTCAAGAAGATCAAAGAAGAAACAAACTACCTGTTTGTGATGGTGACCAATCAAGATGGGTTAGGAACCGAAGCTTTTCCAGCTCATGAGTTTTGGCCACTACACAATTTCATCATTCGTTTGCTAGAAACAGAAGGCATTCATTTTGATGCTGTTCACATTGATGAACACTTTGAAAAAGACAATCATCCTAATCGGAAACCAGGAACTGGGATGTTGAAAGAATACATGGAAGGTGATTATGACCTTCCAAACTCTTTTGTGATTGGTGATAGAGCTACAGATGTACAGCTAGCAAGAAACCTAGGATCAAAGTCCATCTACTTAAGTTCATCTTATTCTGATACAGAGACAGATGCTGAACTCAAGCCAAAAGGCTGGAAAGAGATCTATGAGTTTTTAGTTCCAAGTTTGATAGTGGCTCGTGACTAG
- a CDS encoding antibiotic biosynthesis monooxygenase, with the protein MKQVSVINSIEVPEGFEKTAISVRDTYIAYFKSKPGFVSSTFYRSINSDNKFNFVNIVVWDSYESFQAVVNSGFNSDDGLNTDDMKVLGKGFPSPIKVSPGQFEIIRND; encoded by the coding sequence ATGAAACAAGTCAGCGTCATTAATTCTATTGAAGTGCCAGAAGGATTCGAAAAAACAGCCATTAGCGTTCGTGATACTTATATCGCCTACTTCAAATCAAAACCAGGTTTTGTCAGTTCCACTTTTTACCGCTCAATCAATAGTGATAATAAATTCAATTTTGTCAATATCGTGGTTTGGGATTCTTATGAATCATTTCAAGCAGTAGTAAATAGTGGATTTAATAGTGATGATGGATTAAACACTGATGATATGAAGGTACTTGGCAAAGGGTTTCCAAGCCCAATAAAAGTGTCGCCGGGTCAATTTGAGATCATAAGGAATGATTGA
- a CDS encoding AraC family transcriptional regulator yields MTLYERKLKKLHEVLYKNQGQIDAIIAVRNYIDSNYETDLNLNSLSKIQFISKYHLIRLFKKYYGLTPRQYLIDKRIEKSKEHLLNAMTVTKTCYAVGFSSLGSFSVLFKTKTGKTPAQFRKEQLSRSNLVSNS; encoded by the coding sequence ATGACACTTTACGAAAGAAAGCTTAAAAAACTGCATGAGGTTCTTTATAAAAACCAGGGTCAAATCGATGCTATAATTGCTGTTAGAAACTATATAGACTCCAACTATGAAACCGATTTGAACTTGAATTCGCTATCAAAAATTCAGTTTATTTCAAAGTATCATCTCATACGTCTATTCAAAAAGTATTACGGTCTCACACCAAGACAATATTTGATAGATAAACGAATTGAAAAATCTAAAGAACACTTGCTAAATGCAATGACGGTCACTAAAACCTGCTATGCCGTTGGGTTTTCAAGTTTGGGATCATTCAGTGTTCTATTCAAAACTAAAACTGGAAAAACACCAGCTCAATTTCGAAAAGAGCAACTTTCAAGAAGCAACTTAGTCTCTAATTCTTAA
- a CDS encoding GNAT family N-acetyltransferase encodes MRKNNLEIREALLEDLQILKTFEQGIIQFERPFASNLKKDPVEYYDLKELILRHDAHVLVATIEGEIVGSGYALIKNSKPYFDPEQYVYLGFMFVSPQHRGKGINGEITERLVGWAKSKNLFEIQLDVYAENESALSAYKKMGFKPDLLKMRLVIPEH; translated from the coding sequence ATGAGAAAAAATAATCTAGAAATAAGGGAAGCTCTACTTGAAGATCTCCAAATCCTCAAAACATTCGAACAGGGAATTATTCAATTTGAACGCCCTTTCGCTTCAAACCTAAAAAAGGATCCTGTAGAATATTACGATTTAAAAGAACTTATTCTACGACATGATGCGCATGTATTAGTAGCTACAATTGAAGGTGAAATTGTTGGTTCTGGTTATGCGCTGATCAAAAACTCTAAACCATATTTCGATCCAGAACAATATGTTTATCTGGGTTTTATGTTTGTCTCTCCTCAGCACAGAGGAAAAGGTATCAATGGAGAAATTACTGAAAGATTAGTCGGATGGGCCAAAAGCAAAAACCTATTCGAAATTCAGCTAGACGTTTACGCTGAAAACGAAAGTGCCTTAAGCGCTTATAAAAAAATGGGATTCAAGCCAGATTTGTTAAAAATGAGATTAGTTATTCCAGAACATTGA
- a CDS encoding M20/M25/M40 family metallo-hydrolase, whose product MKLISSLLIIFTLSSTFAQSKKALKEANIDGKHVKATSNLLKRARVQDAFVYIDEQDEPLMKTLIDLTEVPAPPFGEEKRAKMFKDMLESAGVDSAWIDEVGNVIALRKGTNSKKTVALDAHLDTVFPEETDVTVTRKGDTLYAPGVGDDTRGLAMVLQILRAMNHATIETENDLLFVGTVGEEGIGDLRGVKHLFSEKSDVKIDSWIGIDGGSVGRINYKALGSVRYRANFSGPGGHSWGAFGLANPHHALAKAIDYFTMEAGKYVAKGPKTSFNIGRIGGGTSVNSIPFESWFEVDIRSLDPMRIVAMDSLFKSNMERAVDDYNKSGVEDKVILNLEPIGDRPSGELSRELPLIQRSIASTILLGARLRETTGSTNGNIPISLGIPSVTIGRGGRGKNAHSLDEWWANIDGARAIKLALLITVSEAGLSN is encoded by the coding sequence ATGAAACTAATTTCAAGTCTACTAATAATTTTCACATTGAGTTCGACTTTTGCTCAAAGTAAAAAAGCACTAAAAGAAGCAAACATTGATGGCAAACATGTAAAAGCGACCTCCAACCTGCTTAAAAGAGCTCGAGTACAGGATGCTTTTGTCTACATAGATGAACAAGATGAGCCTTTGATGAAAACTTTGATAGATCTTACGGAGGTTCCTGCTCCTCCTTTTGGAGAAGAAAAAAGGGCAAAAATGTTTAAGGATATGCTTGAATCGGCAGGAGTAGATAGTGCTTGGATTGATGAAGTTGGAAATGTTATAGCGCTAAGAAAAGGGACTAACTCGAAAAAGACGGTAGCTCTGGATGCTCACCTCGATACTGTTTTTCCAGAAGAGACAGATGTGACAGTGACCAGAAAGGGAGATACACTCTATGCTCCTGGAGTAGGGGATGATACAAGAGGATTAGCCATGGTTCTTCAAATTTTAAGGGCGATGAATCATGCAACTATTGAAACGGAAAATGATTTATTGTTTGTTGGAACAGTAGGAGAAGAAGGTATTGGAGACCTTCGAGGAGTCAAGCACCTATTTAGTGAAAAGAGCGATGTGAAAATAGATTCCTGGATTGGCATTGATGGAGGTTCTGTAGGTAGGATCAATTACAAAGCTTTAGGATCGGTTAGATATCGGGCCAATTTCAGCGGTCCAGGAGGACATTCCTGGGGAGCTTTTGGTTTGGCAAACCCACACCATGCTCTCGCAAAAGCTATTGATTATTTTACAATGGAGGCAGGCAAGTATGTGGCCAAAGGACCGAAGACTTCTTTCAATATCGGACGGATTGGAGGAGGCACGTCGGTTAATTCGATACCGTTTGAATCGTGGTTTGAGGTGGATATCCGCTCGCTTGACCCCATGCGAATAGTAGCAATGGATAGCCTGTTTAAATCAAATATGGAAAGAGCGGTAGATGATTACAATAAATCTGGCGTAGAGGATAAAGTAATCTTGAATCTGGAGCCTATTGGGGACAGACCTTCAGGAGAGCTTTCAAGGGAATTGCCACTCATTCAGCGCTCTATTGCCTCCACAATTTTGTTAGGTGCTCGATTGAGAGAAACTACAGGTTCCACCAATGGTAATATTCCTATTTCTCTAGGTATACCATCCGTAACGATCGGAAGGGGAGGAAGAGGAAAAAATGCCCATTCCTTGGATGAGTGGTGGGCCAACATTGATGGTGCAAGAGCCATCAAGCTTGCTCTATTGATCACAGTATCCGAGGCTGGTCTATCAAATTAA
- a CDS encoding aspartate ammonia-lyase: MKRKEKDLLGERSVGNEFLYGIQTLRAVENFDLSGIKLGKYGEIVDAFTIVKQAAALANRDTGMLTDEISNAICFACEEIRQGHCYEHFPVDMMQGGAGTSTNMNVNEVIANIALENMGSKRGDYERCHPNNHVNMSQSTNDAYPTAIKIALIFAKNPLIEELKGLIEAFQSKAEEFKNVLKIGRTQLQDAVPMTLGQTFSAYATTLSEEIDRIEKNAELFLEVNMGGTAIGTGINSSLRYREKVIQHLASISGLPIVGATDLVEATQDTGSFIMFSSAIKRIAIKLSKICNDLRLLSSGPRAGFNEINLPPAQPGSSIMPGKVNPVIPEAVNQIAFKVIGNDLTVNMAAEAGQLELNAFEPVIVFSLFDSIHLLTKGIKMLRQKCIRGITANSEHCLDTFRNSIGLVTALCPTLGYDQCSSLAKEAQRSNESIYELVLKYDLMPQVELDKILEPANLTQQQS; the protein is encoded by the coding sequence ATGAAAAGAAAAGAGAAGGATCTTCTAGGAGAAAGAAGCGTAGGAAATGAATTTCTATATGGAATTCAGACATTAAGAGCCGTAGAAAATTTCGATTTATCTGGGATAAAACTTGGAAAATATGGAGAAATAGTTGATGCTTTTACCATCGTAAAGCAGGCAGCAGCACTGGCAAATAGAGACACAGGTATGCTTACTGATGAGATTTCAAATGCGATCTGTTTCGCTTGCGAAGAAATAAGGCAAGGACATTGTTATGAACATTTTCCTGTAGATATGATGCAGGGTGGGGCAGGTACATCAACCAATATGAATGTGAATGAGGTCATTGCCAATATCGCATTGGAAAATATGGGCTCCAAAAGAGGGGATTATGAGAGATGCCATCCAAACAATCACGTAAACATGTCTCAGTCTACCAATGATGCATATCCTACAGCAATAAAGATTGCGCTGATTTTTGCTAAAAACCCATTAATTGAAGAGTTAAAGGGTCTCATTGAGGCATTTCAGAGTAAGGCTGAGGAATTCAAGAATGTGTTGAAAATAGGAAGAACACAGCTTCAAGATGCAGTGCCGATGACTTTGGGACAAACGTTTTCTGCATATGCTACAACACTTTCTGAAGAAATTGACAGAATTGAAAAAAATGCAGAATTATTTCTTGAGGTGAACATGGGCGGCACTGCCATTGGCACAGGTATCAACTCTTCATTACGCTATCGCGAAAAAGTGATCCAACACTTAGCTTCCATTTCAGGACTACCTATTGTGGGTGCGACAGACCTTGTCGAGGCTACTCAAGATACAGGGTCGTTTATTATGTTCTCATCTGCTATCAAGCGTATAGCCATCAAACTTTCAAAAATTTGTAACGACTTGCGTTTGCTTTCCTCTGGACCTAGAGCCGGCTTCAATGAAATTAATTTACCTCCTGCTCAACCGGGATCGTCGATTATGCCTGGTAAGGTAAATCCAGTTATCCCCGAAGCGGTAAATCAAATTGCATTTAAGGTGATTGGGAATGACCTCACCGTAAATATGGCTGCCGAAGCTGGTCAACTAGAGCTTAATGCTTTTGAGCCAGTGATCGTTTTTAGCTTATTTGATTCTATTCATTTACTTACTAAAGGGATCAAGATGTTACGACAGAAATGTATTCGAGGGATTACTGCAAACTCAGAACACTGCCTGGATACTTTTCGAAACAGTATTGGGTTGGTAACGGCACTCTGTCCTACGCTAGGGTATGACCAATGTAGTAGCTTAGCCAAAGAAGCTCAAAGATCAAATGAGAGCATTTATGAACTTGTTTTGAAATACGATTTAATGCCCCAAGTAGAACTGGATAAAATCTTAGAACCAGCTAACCTTACTCAACAACAATCCTAA
- a CDS encoding VOC family protein: MKLTLISIPVRDQEKALRFYTEKLGFIKKLDTPMDGGNRWLTLVSAEWQDGPELLLEPAPNHFEPSKVFQDALMKAGIPWTQFDVDNVDAEYERLTKMEVEFSVKPTQMGTVKFAVFNDTCGNNIQLVEKL, translated from the coding sequence ATGAAGTTAACACTTATAAGTATCCCTGTTCGGGATCAGGAAAAGGCACTTAGATTCTACACTGAAAAACTAGGATTTATTAAGAAACTCGATACACCGATGGACGGTGGTAATCGTTGGCTAACACTTGTTTCAGCAGAATGGCAGGATGGGCCAGAACTGCTATTGGAACCAGCACCTAACCACTTTGAACCTTCCAAAGTATTTCAAGATGCCTTGATGAAAGCAGGGATTCCGTGGACTCAGTTTGATGTAGACAATGTCGACGCTGAATATGAAAGGTTGACAAAAATGGAGGTTGAATTTAGTGTAAAACCAACTCAAATGGGAACTGTAAAATTTGCAGTTTTTAATGACACCTGCGGAAACAATATTCAACTCGTAGAGAAGCTATAA